A single Acidimicrobiia bacterium DNA region contains:
- a CDS encoding cyclic nucleotide-binding domain-containing protein, with protein MDKKKQLGLLEVVPLFHGLSPKEMTRVARVAEEVSLPAGSVIAEEGQPGDAFYLLADGAALVRRNGKKIASLGTGDFFGEMSLLDEGPRSATVELVRDSTLLVMRHQDFTGILSDFPGVAQKMLKGLAARLREADRKIVV; from the coding sequence GTGGACAAGAAGAAGCAACTAGGGCTGCTCGAGGTGGTGCCCTTGTTCCATGGCCTCAGCCCCAAAGAGATGACCCGGGTAGCCCGGGTTGCCGAGGAGGTCTCGCTGCCGGCCGGTTCGGTCATTGCCGAGGAGGGCCAGCCGGGCGATGCCTTCTACCTCCTCGCGGACGGCGCCGCCCTCGTGCGCCGCAACGGCAAGAAGATCGCCTCTCTCGGTACCGGAGACTTCTTCGGCGAGATGTCGTTGCTCGACGAGGGTCCGCGGTCGGCGACCGTGGAGCTGGTCAGGGACAGCACGCTCCTCGTGATGCGTCACCAGGACTTCACGGGAATCCTCTCCGACTTCCCCGGAGTCGCCCAGAAGATGCTGAAGGGTCTCGCCGCCCGGCTCCGCGAAGCCGACCGCAAGATTGTTGTGTAG
- a CDS encoding HisA/HisF-related TIM barrel protein — protein MDLYARINLLDGRAVRLPTGDVRQAISLDADPVARARSWVAQGADGIHVVDLDAAAFGDYDNRPVIREIISALDVPVQVAGGIRSAGEVERILGFGAFRVVLGTAAIEDQVMVWELCREHAGRIVVSLDVRPNEEIAIRGWLVDSGVFLEQALLDLSSAGVAAFLVGEAGRDALVTPSNYAILRRALYLADEPVMAAGGARDMDDLEALAALEESGRRLGGVIVGREITEGRFTLGEAQAALGD, from the coding sequence ATGGACCTCTACGCCCGGATCAATCTTCTCGACGGGCGGGCTGTGCGGCTGCCCACGGGTGACGTCCGCCAGGCGATATCACTCGATGCCGACCCGGTGGCTCGGGCGCGCAGCTGGGTGGCGCAGGGGGCTGATGGAATCCACGTGGTCGACCTCGATGCGGCCGCATTCGGGGATTACGACAACCGTCCCGTCATCCGGGAAATCATCTCCGCCCTCGACGTTCCGGTCCAGGTGGCCGGTGGCATCCGCTCTGCAGGTGAGGTGGAGCGGATATTGGGCTTCGGGGCTTTCCGGGTGGTTCTCGGCACCGCCGCGATCGAGGACCAGGTCATGGTGTGGGAGCTGTGCCGGGAGCACGCCGGGAGGATCGTGGTGAGCCTCGATGTTCGCCCGAACGAAGAGATCGCTATACGCGGGTGGCTCGTCGACAGCGGCGTGTTCCTCGAACAGGCGTTGCTCGACCTCTCGTCCGCCGGGGTCGCCGCCTTTCTCGTCGGTGAGGCAGGCCGCGATGCGCTGGTCACTCCGTCGAACTACGCGATCCTTCGCCGGGCGCTCTACCTCGCCGACGAGCCGGTGATGGCCGCCGGAGGGGCGAGGGACATGGACGACCTCGAGGCGCTGGCGGCACTCGAGGAGTCGGGAAGGCGACTCGGTGGCGTGATCGTCGGCCGCGAGATCACCGAGGGCCGGTTCACGCTCGGCGAAGCCCAGGCGGCGCTGGGCGACTAG
- the atpD gene encoding F0F1 ATP synthase subunit beta, with translation MSEIVSTGRIVRVAGPVVDVEFPPDGLPEIHDAIEFDVTMGGETHTIVAEVAQHLGDGRVRAIAMKATDGLVRGAPSRNTGGPISVPVGPKTLGHIFNVLGELLDVEAGSIEFDTYWPIHRPAPAFEDIGSQREMFETGIKVIDLLEPYVQGGKIGMLGGAGVGKTVIIQEMIHRVATLHGGVSVFAGVGERTREGNDLFREMKESGVIDKAALVFGQMDEPPGVRLRVGLSALTMAEYFRDEMGQDVLLFIDNIFRFSQAGSEVSTLLGRMPSAVGYQPTLANEMGALQERITSVKGRSITSLQAIYVPADDLTDPAPATTFAHLDATTVLSRKISELGIYPAVDPLDSTSRILDPRVVGEEHYGTARQVQQILQRYKDLQDIIAILGIDELSEDDKLIVGRARRIQRFLSQPFYVAEQFTGIPGKTVSLEETIRSFKMIVEGEVDHLPEQAFYMQGGIEDVLAKAKELASV, from the coding sequence ATGAGCGAGATAGTCAGCACCGGAAGAATTGTGCGGGTGGCCGGACCTGTGGTCGACGTGGAGTTCCCGCCCGACGGGTTGCCGGAGATCCACGATGCCATCGAATTCGATGTGACGATGGGGGGCGAGACCCACACGATCGTGGCCGAAGTCGCCCAGCACCTCGGCGACGGCCGGGTCCGGGCTATCGCCATGAAGGCCACCGACGGACTCGTCCGCGGCGCGCCATCTCGCAACACCGGCGGCCCGATTTCGGTCCCGGTCGGTCCGAAGACGCTGGGGCACATCTTCAACGTGCTTGGCGAACTGCTCGACGTGGAGGCTGGTTCGATCGAGTTCGACACCTACTGGCCGATCCACCGGCCCGCGCCGGCATTCGAGGACATCGGATCGCAGCGTGAGATGTTCGAGACCGGTATCAAGGTCATTGACCTGCTAGAGCCGTATGTCCAGGGCGGCAAGATCGGCATGCTCGGCGGCGCCGGCGTGGGCAAGACCGTGATCATCCAGGAGATGATCCACCGGGTGGCCACCCTCCATGGTGGCGTTTCGGTGTTCGCCGGCGTCGGCGAGCGCACTCGTGAGGGGAACGACCTGTTCCGGGAGATGAAGGAATCCGGCGTAATCGACAAGGCGGCGCTGGTGTTCGGTCAGATGGACGAACCGCCGGGGGTGAGGCTCCGGGTCGGGCTTTCGGCCTTGACGATGGCCGAGTATTTCCGTGACGAGATGGGCCAGGACGTGCTCTTGTTCATCGACAACATCTTCCGGTTCTCCCAGGCAGGTTCCGAGGTGTCGACTCTCCTCGGCCGGATGCCGTCGGCCGTGGGATATCAGCCCACCCTCGCCAACGAGATGGGGGCGTTGCAGGAGCGGATCACTTCGGTGAAGGGGCGGTCGATCACATCGCTGCAGGCCATCTATGTGCCCGCAGACGACCTCACCGACCCGGCACCGGCGACGACGTTCGCCCACCTCGACGCGACCACCGTGCTTTCCCGGAAGATCTCAGAGCTGGGGATCTACCCGGCGGTGGACCCGCTCGACTCGACTTCGCGGATTCTCGACCCCCGGGTCGTGGGTGAGGAGCACTACGGCACGGCGCGGCAGGTGCAGCAGATCCTGCAGCGGTACAAGGACCTTCAGGACATCATCGCCATCCTCGGCATCGACGAGCTCTCGGAAGACGACAAGCTGATCGTGGGGCGGGCGCGGCGAATCCAGCGATTCCTCTCCCAGCCGTTCTACGTGGCCGAGCAGTTCACCGGCATCCCCGGCAAGACGGTCTCGCTGGAGGAAACGATCCGCTCTTTCAAGATGATCGTGGAGGGCGAGGTCGACCACCTCCCCGAGCAGGCCTTCTACATGCAGGGCGGCATCGAAGACGTCCTGGCCAAGGCGAAGGAGTTGGCCTCCGTATGA
- the atpH gene encoding ATP synthase F1 subunit delta — translation MAADDRIDGYAAAILELAKAEGELERIGDELFRIARAFESSNELRAALTDPRLPVDRKKAVIDDLLGEKTSPLAMNLVNFVVGLGRGGDLPAIADRLAERAAAGRNKVIAEVRSAGELDKKTIARLAVSLSKATGRDVEVKTVVDPSVIGGVVARVGDVVIDGTVSHRLEEIRETLIRR, via the coding sequence ATGGCTGCCGACGACCGCATCGACGGCTACGCCGCCGCCATTCTCGAACTGGCCAAGGCCGAGGGCGAACTCGAGCGCATCGGCGACGAGCTTTTCCGGATCGCCCGTGCCTTCGAGTCATCGAACGAGCTTCGTGCCGCGTTGACGGATCCTCGCCTGCCCGTCGATCGCAAGAAGGCCGTCATCGACGACCTGCTCGGGGAGAAGACGTCGCCCCTGGCGATGAATCTCGTCAACTTCGTGGTCGGGCTGGGGCGTGGCGGCGACCTGCCAGCGATCGCCGATCGCCTCGCCGAGCGTGCCGCCGCGGGGCGCAACAAGGTGATCGCCGAGGTGCGTTCCGCCGGCGAGTTGGATAAGAAGACGATCGCCCGTCTGGCCGTGTCGCTCAGCAAGGCGACCGGCAGGGACGTGGAGGTCAAGACCGTCGTCGATCCGTCGGTGATCGGCGGCGTGGTTGCACGGGTGGGTGACGTCGTCATCGACGGCACGGTCAGCCACCGGCTGGAAGAGATTCGCGAAACGCTGATCAGGCGCTGA
- a CDS encoding CapA family protein, producing MRVATFVATTALLGACGQAAAEPASTTLAPSTTSSTPTTLAPPTTVTTPATTTTTTIGVTVPSPPERGRLVIHAVGDVNFDPGHNAIFGHTGYESPWAGLRGIFQRDHLTIVNLECSPSTLGSPIEKEWQFRCPLAALAPMRAAGVDVASLANNHAGDMGRAALVDGRENLSAYGIHPVGAGSDLVEANLPAIFEIEGWRVAVVGFSGISGGGAWFAGPGRPGVAPATADNVTAAIAAAAAQADVVIVTVHWGVELTAQPTSGDRMRAQAMIDAGADAIVGHHPHRLQPLEVVDGVPVFWSMGNFVWPSLGPIIATTGVAEIVIEPDGSVVGRLIPAYIVTHGHPELRGSPDPSLLPDRSAVE from the coding sequence TTGCGCGTTGCCACCTTCGTCGCCACGACGGCGCTGCTCGGCGCCTGTGGGCAGGCGGCGGCAGAGCCGGCATCGACCACGCTCGCCCCGAGCACCACTTCGTCCACGCCGACGACGCTCGCGCCACCGACCACCGTCACCACGCCCGCGACCACCACCACCACCACCATTGGGGTCACGGTGCCATCACCTCCGGAGCGGGGGCGGCTGGTGATCCACGCCGTGGGGGACGTCAACTTCGATCCGGGCCACAACGCCATCTTCGGGCACACCGGATATGAATCGCCGTGGGCCGGACTACGCGGGATCTTCCAGCGCGACCACCTGACGATCGTCAACCTCGAATGCAGCCCGTCAACGCTCGGGAGCCCGATCGAGAAGGAGTGGCAGTTCCGCTGCCCCCTCGCCGCATTGGCTCCGATGCGGGCTGCCGGAGTGGACGTGGCGAGCCTCGCCAACAACCACGCCGGTGACATGGGGAGGGCGGCGCTCGTCGACGGTCGGGAGAACCTGTCGGCCTACGGCATCCACCCGGTGGGGGCGGGGAGCGATCTGGTCGAGGCGAACCTCCCTGCCATCTTCGAGATCGAAGGGTGGCGGGTGGCGGTGGTCGGGTTCTCAGGCATCTCCGGGGGAGGAGCCTGGTTCGCCGGCCCCGGCCGCCCCGGCGTCGCCCCGGCCACCGCCGACAATGTCACCGCGGCGATCGCCGCCGCGGCCGCCCAGGCGGATGTGGTGATCGTCACGGTCCACTGGGGGGTCGAGCTCACCGCGCAACCCACTTCGGGCGACCGGATGCGCGCCCAGGCGATGATCGACGCCGGGGCGGATGCCATCGTCGGCCACCACCCCCACCGGCTCCAGCCCCTCGAAGTCGTCGATGGGGTCCCCGTGTTCTGGAGCATGGGAAACTTCGTGTGGCCCAGTCTCGGCCCGATCATCGCCACCACCGGAGTGGCCGAGATCGTGATCGAACCCGACGGCTCGGTGGTGGGCCGCCTGATTCCGGCGTACATCGTCACCCACGGGCATCCGGAGCTGCGGGGCTCGCCCGACCCCAGCCTCCTCCCCGACCGGTCTGCCGTGGAATGA
- a CDS encoding class I SAM-dependent methyltransferase yields the protein MRIEAREAWRRALDSWALPERLLDGVDDSPFSWSAHLYERMIGLDSESPVVAMAAGLVVEGGSILDVGAGAGRLAIPLAERGYRVTAVERDEGMARALGDAARRVGLDVTRIVGPWPQVAGNAGVHDLCLSGHVVYDVPAIGPFLEAMNRAARRAVIVEMTPRHPWSGLKCYYRALHDIDRPTRPTVDDFVRVVEEVVGVVPEVEWWTTSPAFRFADTQELLEFYRRRLLVPPARSLEAAALLEPDIHRLDDGWLVLGPPEREVAAVWWRTSQQG from the coding sequence ATGCGTATTGAAGCGCGGGAGGCCTGGCGCCGGGCACTCGACTCGTGGGCGCTCCCCGAGCGGCTTCTGGACGGCGTCGACGACTCCCCGTTCTCGTGGTCGGCGCACCTCTACGAGCGGATGATCGGCCTGGACTCGGAATCGCCCGTGGTGGCCATGGCCGCCGGCCTGGTGGTCGAGGGAGGGAGCATCCTCGACGTCGGGGCCGGCGCCGGCCGCTTGGCCATCCCGCTGGCGGAGCGCGGCTACCGGGTCACCGCGGTCGAGCGCGATGAAGGCATGGCGCGTGCGTTGGGCGACGCGGCGCGGCGGGTAGGCCTCGATGTCACCCGGATAGTCGGGCCATGGCCGCAGGTCGCCGGGAACGCCGGGGTGCACGACCTTTGCCTCTCCGGGCACGTCGTCTACGACGTGCCCGCTATCGGCCCGTTCCTCGAGGCGATGAATCGGGCGGCGCGGCGCGCCGTGATCGTCGAGATGACCCCGCGTCACCCGTGGTCGGGCCTCAAGTGCTACTACCGGGCGCTTCATGACATCGACCGGCCGACTCGCCCCACGGTCGACGACTTCGTCCGGGTGGTCGAGGAGGTGGTGGGGGTGGTCCCCGAAGTCGAATGGTGGACGACTTCACCGGCCTTCCGCTTCGCCGATACGCAGGAGTTGCTCGAGTTCTATCGTCGCCGGCTGCTCGTGCCTCCGGCGAGGTCACTCGAGGCGGCGGCGCTCCTCGAACCCGATATCCACCGACTCGACGACGGCTGGCTGGTTCTCGGCCCACCCGAGCGTGAGGTGGCGGCGGTGTGGTGGAGGACCAGCCAGCAGGGGTAG
- the atpF gene encoding F0F1 ATP synthase subunit B — protein MLQLTAAMRFFGEVAEEHDEPSGIDLLLPASSELIAGLIAFGIIFVFVWKWVLPMVDKRLEARQAAIIGQLTAAENTKHEAESLLADYKQQLAMARDEANKIVEEARKSADALRTDMVGKAETEAQLIVRKARESAASERERAAASIRDEVASLSLDLARRVVSDSVDASVQKKLVDRYIAELEELKA, from the coding sequence GTGTTGCAACTCACTGCAGCGATGCGGTTCTTCGGCGAGGTCGCCGAAGAACACGACGAGCCCAGCGGCATCGACCTGCTGCTCCCGGCGAGCTCTGAGTTGATCGCGGGCCTGATCGCCTTCGGGATCATCTTCGTGTTCGTGTGGAAATGGGTGCTGCCCATGGTCGACAAACGGCTCGAAGCGCGACAGGCGGCCATCATCGGCCAGCTCACCGCCGCCGAGAACACCAAGCACGAGGCCGAGAGCCTGCTCGCCGACTACAAGCAACAACTGGCCATGGCCCGTGACGAAGCCAACAAGATCGTCGAAGAGGCGAGGAAGTCCGCCGACGCCTTGCGGACCGACATGGTCGGCAAGGCCGAGACCGAGGCGCAGTTGATCGTTCGCAAGGCCAGGGAGTCGGCTGCATCCGAGCGCGAGCGCGCCGCGGCGTCGATTCGCGATGAAGTGGCCTCGCTGTCGCTCGACCTCGCCCGCCGTGTCGTGTCGGACTCGGTCGACGCGTCCGTGCAGAAGAAGCTGGTGGATCGATACATCGCCGAACTGGAAGAGCTGAAGGCCTGA
- the atpE gene encoding ATP synthase F0 subunit C translates to MEEIKGAIALIGYGLAAIGPGVGIGIIVGNAIQAMARQPEAAGQARTTMFLGIAFTEALALIGFVLFFIA, encoded by the coding sequence ATGGAAGAGATCAAAGGAGCCATAGCGCTCATCGGATATGGACTTGCCGCGATCGGTCCCGGCGTCGGGATCGGCATCATCGTGGGCAACGCCATTCAGGCGATGGCCCGGCAGCCCGAGGCTGCAGGCCAGGCCCGGACCACGATGTTCCTGGGCATCGCCTTCACCGAGGCGCTGGCGCTGATCGGATTCGTTCTGTTCTTCATCGCCTGA
- a CDS encoding F0F1 ATP synthase subunit epsilon encodes MAKSFRLDVVSPESIVWSGEATMLITRTTEGEIGILADHEPMMAALATGSSEIQAADGRRITLAIHGGFLQVFRNEVTLLTDRAEIAEGDRAQAGKLAQALAESET; translated from the coding sequence ATGGCGAAGAGTTTCCGCCTCGATGTGGTCTCCCCCGAATCCATTGTGTGGTCGGGGGAGGCCACGATGCTCATCACCCGCACTACGGAGGGGGAGATCGGCATCCTCGCCGACCACGAACCGATGATGGCCGCCCTCGCCACCGGGTCGTCGGAGATTCAGGCCGCCGACGGGCGGAGGATCACCCTGGCGATTCACGGCGGGTTTCTCCAGGTGTTCCGGAACGAGGTGACCCTGCTCACCGACCGGGCCGAGATCGCCGAAGGTGATCGCGCCCAGGCCGGCAAGCTCGCCCAAGCCCTGGCGGAATCGGAAACCTAA
- a CDS encoding peptidoglycan-binding protein — MRPNRSTRLGVVGLLAAMGMTLLAPVAGANHETPRNGPSHDYGDMVDYNLTFPVAGTNRYGDTFFARRGTGIHHAADIMAAKMVPVLAAHDGTVVRVNGSSYASYKGRCCTLAIRHTDGWETVYIHLNNDTPGTDDGQGWGIAPGIELGTRVAAGQIVGYVGDSGNAEGTSPHLHFELYDNHGTAVNPYQALRGGEGKAPSNCAPPESGSLDALFARKEFLRRGDEGQAVRQLQRFLAAAGYNPGSADGVLGPLTESSLKAFQRSRGITPDGVVGPQTRRAVETVSEMLGSLPALDPGGRIIRPGYRGQDVKYLQELLSIAGLEPGPTDGVFGPKTQEALAEFQKEYGGLTVDGKLGPSTRRALADYLGVQALSACG, encoded by the coding sequence ATGCGACCGAACAGATCGACCCGACTGGGAGTGGTGGGCCTTCTGGCGGCAATGGGAATGACCTTGCTCGCCCCCGTGGCCGGTGCCAACCACGAGACTCCACGCAACGGGCCCAGCCACGACTACGGCGACATGGTCGACTACAACCTCACCTTCCCGGTCGCCGGCACCAACCGCTACGGCGACACGTTCTTTGCCCGCCGCGGAACCGGGATCCACCACGCCGCCGACATCATGGCCGCCAAGATGGTCCCGGTGCTCGCCGCTCACGACGGCACCGTTGTCCGGGTCAACGGCTCCAGCTACGCCAGCTACAAGGGCCGGTGCTGCACACTGGCGATCCGCCACACCGATGGTTGGGAAACCGTCTACATCCACCTCAACAACGACACCCCCGGCACCGACGACGGCCAGGGTTGGGGGATCGCCCCGGGCATCGAGCTGGGAACCCGGGTCGCCGCCGGCCAGATCGTCGGGTATGTCGGCGACAGCGGCAACGCCGAGGGCACCTCGCCTCACCTCCACTTCGAGCTCTACGACAACCATGGCACCGCGGTGAACCCCTACCAGGCCCTAAGGGGCGGCGAAGGCAAGGCACCATCCAATTGCGCTCCGCCCGAGTCCGGGTCGCTCGATGCCCTGTTCGCCCGCAAGGAGTTCCTCCGCCGCGGCGACGAGGGGCAGGCGGTACGCCAGCTGCAGCGGTTCCTCGCCGCCGCCGGCTACAACCCCGGATCGGCCGATGGCGTCCTGGGCCCGCTCACCGAAAGCAGTCTGAAGGCGTTCCAGAGAAGCCGCGGAATCACCCCTGATGGAGTCGTCGGCCCACAGACCCGTAGAGCGGTCGAGACGGTGTCGGAGATGCTGGGATCGCTGCCGGCGCTCGACCCAGGCGGCCGGATCATCCGACCCGGGTACCGCGGTCAGGACGTCAAGTACCTCCAGGAACTGCTCTCGATCGCAGGCTTAGAGCCGGGCCCCACCGACGGTGTGTTCGGACCGAAGACCCAGGAGGCGCTCGCCGAGTTCCAGAAGGAATACGGGGGCCTCACCGTCGACGGCAAGCTCGGGCCGAGCACCCGCAGAGCCCTGGCCGACTACCTCGGTGTCCAGGCCCTGTCGGCGTGCGGCTGA
- a CDS encoding SRPBCC family protein has product MPDTFTHTALVAAPKAAVWAALQRAETWKNIGPIEEVWDATHAEDGSLEGYRWSARAAGRTWKGVATTLESVREHRMQLALESPEIHGGITVDIGAGEITVSMDAEPRGPLATIFWGTVRRALQSGLPAQVEAFASGLAISD; this is encoded by the coding sequence GTGCCCGATACGTTCACCCACACCGCCCTGGTCGCCGCGCCCAAAGCCGCGGTCTGGGCCGCCCTGCAACGGGCCGAGACCTGGAAGAACATCGGGCCGATCGAGGAGGTGTGGGACGCCACCCATGCCGAGGACGGCTCGCTCGAGGGCTATCGATGGTCGGCCCGCGCCGCCGGACGTACCTGGAAGGGCGTGGCGACCACCCTCGAGTCGGTCCGCGAGCACCGGATGCAACTGGCCCTCGAATCTCCCGAGATCCACGGAGGGATCACCGTCGATATCGGCGCCGGGGAGATCACGGTCTCCATGGACGCCGAGCCAAGAGGCCCGCTAGCGACGATCTTCTGGGGGACGGTGCGAAGAGCTCTCCAGTCCGGCCTACCCGCCCAGGTAGAGGCGTTCGCGAGCGGATTAGCGATTAGCGATTAG
- a CDS encoding PIG-L family deacetylase has translation MSGLLAFHAHPDDESISMGGTLAEYISRGVPVTVVTATRGEAGEIHNRDDADEVRPVLGDIREAEERAACRVLGVEDIEFLGYRDSGMMGTEENAHADSFWGADFSEAVGRLVRVIRARRPQVVTAYDPFGGYGHPDHIQVHRVGTAAFFASADIGRYPLLPGEEPWQAPRLYWATWSRERMRRIRREMSTDLGADGEPEEPSSGTLPEHITTRRDVSAWLHLKQDALLCHDSQFAADSWIRTLPEGRMSEFLAEEVFVRAFSTVPGDPADPDLLVGLPANG, from the coding sequence ATGTCCGGTCTGCTCGCCTTTCACGCCCACCCCGACGACGAGTCGATCTCGATGGGCGGCACCCTGGCCGAATATATATCGCGTGGCGTGCCGGTCACCGTGGTGACGGCGACCCGGGGGGAGGCCGGCGAGATCCACAACCGGGACGACGCGGATGAGGTCCGTCCTGTGCTGGGCGATATCAGAGAGGCTGAGGAACGCGCCGCATGCCGGGTGCTCGGGGTAGAGGACATCGAGTTCCTCGGCTACCGGGACTCGGGGATGATGGGCACCGAGGAAAATGCCCACGCCGACTCTTTTTGGGGCGCCGATTTCTCCGAGGCCGTCGGCCGTTTGGTCAGGGTCATTCGGGCCCGGCGCCCGCAAGTCGTGACCGCCTACGACCCCTTCGGGGGGTACGGCCACCCGGACCACATCCAGGTACATCGTGTCGGCACCGCGGCGTTCTTTGCGTCCGCCGACATCGGTCGATATCCCCTTCTTCCGGGCGAGGAGCCCTGGCAGGCCCCTCGCCTCTACTGGGCGACCTGGTCGCGTGAGCGGATGCGGCGCATCCGGCGTGAGATGTCGACCGACCTGGGTGCCGACGGCGAGCCGGAGGAACCCAGTTCCGGAACACTCCCGGAGCACATCACGACCCGGCGCGACGTCTCGGCATGGCTTCACCTCAAGCAGGACGCCCTGCTCTGCCACGACAGCCAGTTCGCGGCGGACTCCTGGATCCGCACGCTGCCCGAGGGGCGGATGAGTGAGTTTCTCGCCGAAGAGGTATTCGTCCGCGCATTTTCCACGGTTCCCGGCGACCCCGCCGACCCGGATCTTCTCGTGGGGCTCCCGGCCAATGGCTGA
- a CDS encoding F0F1 ATP synthase subunit gamma — protein sequence MASAELRHIQRRIKSVESTMKITRAMELIAASRIAKAQQRVAAAQPYNRKMEEVIRNVAAASGGARHPLLEARPVRSAGALVLTSDRGLAGAYNSNVLRMAEARLIELKRAGADPRLFVVGKKAQSYFRYRGYQIERAFLGVTDTPGYGDARAIANVIMNEYAELKVDSVEVFTTLYVSALTQRASTRRLLPIEPPERLDDSAVPIGYEYEPSAEAILDRLLPRYVEASVFGYLLDASASEHAARRRAMKAATENGEELTRLLSREANQARQAEITTEISEIVGGAEAMTRG from the coding sequence ATGGCGAGCGCTGAGCTTCGGCACATCCAACGGCGGATCAAGAGCGTCGAATCGACGATGAAGATCACGCGCGCCATGGAGCTCATCGCCGCTTCGCGAATCGCCAAGGCGCAGCAGCGAGTCGCGGCCGCGCAGCCGTACAACCGCAAGATGGAGGAGGTCATCCGCAACGTCGCCGCCGCCTCTGGTGGCGCTCGCCACCCCCTCCTCGAGGCCCGGCCGGTGCGATCGGCGGGGGCGCTCGTGTTGACCAGCGACCGCGGCCTGGCGGGGGCTTACAACTCGAACGTGTTGAGGATGGCCGAAGCCCGCCTCATCGAACTCAAGCGGGCGGGGGCCGATCCGCGGCTCTTCGTCGTCGGCAAGAAGGCGCAGTCGTACTTTCGCTACCGGGGCTACCAGATCGAGCGAGCCTTTTTGGGGGTCACCGATACTCCGGGCTACGGCGATGCCCGCGCCATCGCCAATGTGATCATGAACGAATATGCCGAGCTGAAGGTCGACTCGGTCGAGGTATTCACCACCCTCTACGTCTCGGCTCTGACCCAACGGGCGAGCACCAGGCGGCTGTTGCCGATCGAACCGCCGGAGCGGTTGGACGACTCGGCGGTGCCGATCGGGTACGAGTACGAGCCGTCGGCCGAAGCGATCCTCGACCGGCTGCTTCCCCGCTATGTAGAGGCGTCGGTCTTCGGGTACTTGCTCGACGCGTCCGCATCGGAGCACGCCGCACGGCGCCGGGCGATGAAGGCGGCTACCGAGAACGGCGAGGAGTTGACCCGGCTTCTGAGCCGGGAGGCCAACCAGGCACGGCAGGCCGAGATCACTACCGAGATCTCGGAGATCGTCGGCGGCGCGGAGGCAATGACCCGTGGATAG
- the atpB gene encoding F0F1 ATP synthase subunit A, translating into MTWRGRIIMLALAAFAVGVAIYSTSIPESHHCDTAAEIICAPTNVVELFEFKEALFSIGPFDFTRTVFLIFLGTAAVVAALYFAFRTPKIVPGKFGVVMESLVSFVRDDVAKGTIGPDGGKYAPYLLAVFLFVLVGNIFELVPLINFPITSRMALPLMLAVFTWVIFMFVGFAKNGFSYVGAIIWPKSVPVGLRWLVGLIEFVSTFLLRPITLAVRLFANLVAGHLMLTLLLGSGYLFITHTGGDPNETIAMASLAVVGLAVAGTVFLLTKRKKRLAMYMALVALVAFVVYGAQYDFRPVIGAPWLIFGLGIFAFEFVVIVLQAYIFTLLSAVYIQTSVHPEH; encoded by the coding sequence ATGACCTGGCGCGGCCGGATCATCATGCTTGCTCTGGCGGCGTTCGCCGTCGGGGTTGCGATCTATTCGACCTCGATTCCCGAGAGCCACCATTGCGACACTGCCGCCGAAATCATCTGCGCCCCGACGAACGTCGTCGAGTTGTTCGAGTTCAAAGAGGCGTTGTTCTCGATCGGGCCGTTCGACTTCACCCGGACGGTCTTCCTGATCTTCCTCGGCACCGCAGCAGTCGTCGCCGCCCTCTACTTCGCATTTCGCACTCCGAAGATCGTCCCCGGGAAGTTCGGCGTCGTGATGGAGTCGCTGGTGTCCTTCGTACGCGACGATGTCGCCAAGGGGACGATCGGCCCCGACGGCGGCAAGTACGCCCCATACCTGCTGGCGGTCTTCCTATTCGTGCTGGTCGGCAACATCTTCGAACTAGTGCCGCTCATCAACTTCCCCATCACCTCGCGGATGGCGCTTCCTCTGATGCTGGCGGTGTTCACCTGGGTCATCTTCATGTTCGTCGGCTTCGCCAAGAATGGGTTCTCGTACGTAGGGGCCATCATCTGGCCCAAGAGCGTTCCTGTTGGCCTCCGCTGGCTCGTCGGCCTCATCGAGTTCGTCTCGACATTCCTCTTGAGGCCGATCACCCTGGCGGTCCGGCTGTTCGCCAACCTCGTCGCCGGCCACCTCATGTTGACTCTGCTGTTGGGGAGCGGCTATCTGTTCATCACGCACACGGGCGGCGACCCCAACGAGACAATCGCCATGGCATCGCTGGCGGTAGTGGGCCTCGCGGTCGCGGGAACCGTCTTCCTGCTGACGAAGCGAAAGAAGCGGCTCGCCATGTACATGGCGCTGGTCGCCCTCGTTGCCTTCGTGGTCTATGGCGCCCAGTACGACTTCAGGCCCGTGATCGGAGCCCCCTGGCTCATCTTCGGGCTGGGGATCTTCGCCTTCGAGTTCGTGGTGATCGTGCTTCAGGCATATATCTTCACGCTCTTGTCGGCGGTGTACATCCAGACATCGGTGCATCCGGAGCACTGA